A stretch of DNA from Macrotis lagotis isolate mMagLag1 chromosome X, bilby.v1.9.chrom.fasta, whole genome shotgun sequence:
CCATGGAGGCAGGATGTGGGCAAAGCACGCAGATTTGTTCACAACCTACTGACAATTAGAAAGTTGAGGGAAGGGATGCCATGGAATAGGTCATCCTCAAAGATATGACCCGGGGGTTGGGGTAGGAGGGGAGAACAGTGTCAGAGCCATGTTCTCTATTCCTGACCCTTAGTCCACAAAGTTAGGCATGGCCATGCCAGATAACAAATCAGCTCCTCTGAGCAAGGATGGATAAGGGATCACTGGTTGATGATAAGAggacaaagaccctgaccctgaTAACACCAATCAGGGAACTCTAAGATGGCAGAGAAGGAGCGCAGTACTGAAGGGGCTGGATTTCTATTACTTGGTACCCCAGCATAAGTGGGGCACAGGTCACTGCAAATTCTTTAAACGATGGAGCATACTTATTGAACAATAGTggggtttaaaaaaagaatcacaataatttcttttcattaactATTAAAAGGAATATTCTCATTGAGGCTTCAACCCTGATCACTTAAAGGAAAATTCtggaaataaaaccaaaaaaaaaaaaaattaatggcagGCCAAGACATAAAAAAACAGTTGGAGTGGAGCCAGTTGCTAAATCCAAGCTCTAGTGTGCTTTTAAAAGCAGTAATAGAACAGTTTATATGGAAGGGTAAGACAATCCCAATTGATTGACATTTCAATGAGGAATTGGGATAAGCGTTCTCTGGTGAGGGGAGTAGTCTACAGTCTGACTGAACACAAACCCCAAAATTAAACAAGGTTAAAATATGGGGAACCcttagaatatattttgcttgatgATTTGACTTTATATGTAActatttctgatttcttcaactTCAACTATACCAAGGTAAAAAAGGAGGACTATTCatatattattgttgctatttgtccttcagTCCTGAAGAAGGTTATGTCATCAgtgaaatgatgccatgacaagcaaatgaattggatttgagtgatggggtacCCTGCTAAGATACCAGTCCTCTGGAGCCTGGAGATGCCCTGAAtgtgaagcaaacagggttgagtcacttgcccaggatgacacagctagtctgaggccagacttgagctcaggtcctcctgacttctgcaTCAGAGGTCTATCCACTATGGGTAACACCTAGCTTTTCCCCATAGCAGAAGAGAAGAATGATGAGGTCAAGCAGACTTGTTCTTGAATCTTTCTGATGtcagggaaaaagagaggaaaatctCCAGAATTTATGGGAGAATATGGATAGGAGGCTCAGGGAATACATCTATAAGATCACTCTTGGTGATTAAGATGAATTCTTGGTATTTCCTATCAACTTGGGAATACACCCTATGTAGAAATTCCTTCCACCCATCCCAGGAGAGAGCATCTGAAGCCTTTTGAAGTTatcatttgtccaaggtcaaacagttggatttgaacctaggtttttccGACTTAAAGCTCAGTTCCTCCACAGACATTTCCTATCCAATTAATGTTTCACTTCAGAGATCAACTTGGCAACTCCAGTATTAGCATTTGGAAATGAAACCCATGATACCAACTTAAAATTAACATAGGCTTCCTGAACTATTGTTTATTACTTGAACTCTCTCCCTGACAGAAATTTCCCACACTGCCATTGTTTGTTTGTCACTGACCTTTTTATCTGATGGAAGCTGAGCTCCTTTGGTGGAACAATCTTTGCCCTGAgaaattatatagtgctttggaGGACTCAGTGTTTGTTTTCTAGACAATTTAAAAGTCACTAAAAGCAAATCCTGAAAATAGCATTTACCAGTGAATGGAAAAAGAGATCCCCATAGTCAAAGGATTGTGAGGACATTTGGCTTCTAGATGCTACCTAGATGCTTGAGGCTTCAtcgtaatatttataaagtagttctttaaaacttgcaaagtactttatcaCATGATAATATTCTATTTAATGACTTCTATAGTTTTCCCTTGACAGCTAGGGGGAGCAATGGgtagtactggacctggagtcaggaagacttgtgttcatgagttcaaatcagccttaGAGAGTtttagctgaatgaccctggcccagtcacttaaccctgtttacttcaaatgccaaaccactcatgtctttctgacaagaaaatcccaaatggggttacaacacaactgaaaataaacTCTCCAAATTCTGACTTCAGTGCTTCTACTATACTAGGGTGCCTCCATCCCTGGGGTCCTAAAAGTTCATTTAGGGTCAAATTCTTAGTCATCCCTGAGAGTCCAATTACTTTCTTGCCTATATCTCACCCCAGGGCACCAAACCTATGGTTAAATTCACTTTTCCCTGGTTTTCTTCCACCTGTCTGAGAGAAGAGAGCACTTCCCCAACTAGGACACTCACTGGAGCCATTTGGTTCCTTCCAGAGGAAGGAACAGCATTTGGAGACCTTGCTTTCATTTCAGCTGATCTAGAGCAAAGTAGAGAACTGTGTGTTTTACAGATATCAGATATGTGAAAGTGAGTACTATGTCTTACCCAGATCATTGTAGCCACCTTCTGTGCatttctttaagtaaaaaaaaaagatcatttcaaaaataatagttaacacatatatagtatttcattttgtatacatatctcatttcatcttaaGAAAGACTGAATGAGGGAGGTACTAAAGGCAGggaccccattttatagattgggAATCACTTAGGGAAGTTAAaggatttacccaaggtcacacagctagttgtcagtttgttgtttttttctcttggtgACTCTCATTCTAACCCTATACAAAAGTCTTCCCTTATTCTTTTGTCTCCCTTTGCCTTTGGAAAGGAATGCTCAGTATATTACATATTGTGGTGTGTTGGGGAAAAGATACTATGAACAAAACATAAATTGAAACATCTTTATTGTGACTATGCAACTATAATATGCTGAACACACCTTTTTCTTTAATGATCTCTCgtgattaagaaaataaaaaaccatTAAGGCTAATATGAAGAATACAGATTTTTCAATAATATAGCAATAATTAACTCTTGATTTTAAATAACAATCCAATTTCAGAATCTTTGTAACAAAAATGATATGAAATGGTGATATTACATGACCAGTCTTTAAGTCTTTCTACCAGTCATGGAATTTTAGCTAAAAGATGATTATTCTTATCCCCAGTACAATAAGAAACAAAGACACAAAGAATCTGGCCTTCCAAAATTGGCGTAATAGAAGGAGGATTTTAACTCCAGGTCTTCGGGATCCTAGTTCTACTTGACCAACATGTCACCCATAAAACTTATCGAAACAAGTCAACCCCAATGCCATCCATTTCCAAATGAGAAGATAAGGAGATGCAAAGGTGGGGGAGGAGTATGTGTAGAAGTTATAGATAAATCAACAATTGAtcctcaaaaagaatttttgttttaggGTTGAAATGAGAGTCACCAATAGAAATCTACAATAATTTCTTAAATGtgcttaaaaaaaacaataatcctACAACTAACTTTGGGACCTTGGCTAAGTTCTATGCAACAATGACATagtgggaagaggggagaagagagtatATGAGCCGAACCTCAGTAGTTTCCCTCCTCATGGCACAGTGTCTGGAAAATGGGGAATGGAAGGGATAGCTAGGTCCTGAGTTGTAGGTTCCTGACATGCTCAAAATTCCTGCACTTTTCACATAGCTGGggatagaatcataaaataaatcatGCATGGGCTATTGTGAAACTATAATCATATTTCTTCCAACTGAAAATATGAAGATAATGTTTCCCAAAGCTCCTGCTCCATTTATTTGCTATGCTTTATGTTAACTTGGGACATCTAATACCATTTATTCATTGGTAGAATGATACCTTGTTAGTATTGACATTCCTTGCAATCTTTCAGTTGCTATCAAAACTGACTTCAAGtcccagaagaaagaagaagaattttGGAGGAGAAAACAGAGTTTCCAGAAACCAAAGTTACCAGAAGAAGCAAGAGTGTCAAGAGAAAATTCTCACTGAGCAACTAATGCAGAACTTACCTGAAAGTAGCCCAGCAGTGCTGTCAAGCTGGTCCCCTGATGAGGACTCTCTGCCAAAACCAGCACAAGAGCAGGACCAACAGGATGACTTCAAGATTTTGGAAAATCAGCACCCTCTCCAAAAGGAGGGAATCTCTCAGGAGATAGGAGTCACTGAAGAAGAATCCCATCATCTTGGCCTTGATGAAGTAGGAATAGAGAGGTGCTATGAAGGGAGCATGAGTCCAGAAAATCCTCATGACTCAAGGGGTTCAAGTGGAACAGACCCACAAGTCTATGATATAGAAGACCTAAAAACTCAGCAGCAAGGACAAGACAAAGGACAATCAAGGGGACTCCTTAGGTTGCttgaagaagaaatcataaaggtaACAAGATCGTGGCAAGAGTGGGAAGTAAATGAAGTGGTTAAAGTTATGCAAGAACAGCATCGTTCCCAAATAGAAGAGATGCAGAAGGTAATACACCAACAGTGGACAGAGGAAAAAGTCCTCTTTCAGCATGGCTCCCAAAACAAGCTGGGAAGTCTAGTGAAACCACAGGAGATACAGGACCATGAGCATTCCTTGGGAAAATGGGATCCATGTCAGAAGAAAGGAGGAGTTCTATCCTTGCCACCCCAACAAGATGGAAAATTGTTCGAAATAGTATCCACAGAAGTCCAGTTGGGTAGAGGAGATCAAAAAACTGTGCAACATCAAAGGCCAGTCAAAGGATGGCCAGAACAAGAAGATGAGGTTTCAGAATTGTCCAAAAAGGAAGGCCAAAAGAGTGATGAGCCCAAAGTAGTGCATCTagaacagcaaaaagaaaatatcgCCAACTTAACAGGGATATCCCAAGTTCTGCAAGTGGTAAAAGAGCATCATCACTGCCAAAAAGAGGCCATTTTGAAAGTGATGTATCAACAGCAGACCCATCAGGAAGAGGCAATTCGAAAGGTCATTGATCAGCAATGTCAAGTAGAGATGGTTCTCAAGGTCATGAAACAAGAATGGCAGCACCAAATGGAAGCCATTCTGAAGACTGTGAAGTTACAGCAGGAATCCCAAGAAAAGGCAATTTTGAAAGTGATAAGACAGCTGGAGTGTCAAGGAAAAGAGGACCCCAAGATGATGGAGCCAGATCAAAATGACTatgagaaagaggagatgaaGCATGAGTCAAAGTCCCAAAACACAGAAGAGTCACAGGACCTGGACAGGAAGTCAATTACCCTTAAAGAGAGAGTAGGTCGACGGCGAAGACCAAAGCACTCCCAAAATAGtgtttcaaataaaagagagcaGCTAATCCAAGACACAGTAGATCAAAGGCAAGAACTATGTGAGGAAGAGAATGATAATAAGGTGGTAGAACAgaatcaagaggaagaaaagaaatcaaagaaacctAAAAGAGACACTCCCAATTATTTTGTAGCAATTCCGGTAACCAATGATCAGGTAAAGTATTTTGCAGATTTGATAATATTCTTTGGGAATTTAAGGATAATATTAAGGATTTGAAAGATATGTCCTAAAGTTGAACCATTTAttgtataatataattataatatagtttaagttcaattttttaaagaatatactcatgtacatacatttatatatgtgcatatatatttatatacacagacatatatatatatttgcatatatgcacacatatacacatactccACAGTATTAAGAAACTTGGAAACTTTTATGTTCCCATGTCCAATTCCTCCCTGTTGCTGTATGACCTGTATAATTACTTAGACACACAAGATGCAAAGTATGGCAGGTACACAATGTTTCTTCCTCAGGTCACTAGATAGCTGGCTGTCATCTTCTCTCACTGAATAAAACAATGTTGAAGTAATATTTTTAAGACCTTTCCTGATGATCAAATCGGGGtcaaggagggagggaaagatttATAGTTCTTAAGCCAATGATGACCTTGTACAGTGTTTAGAGTTTAAGCATCCTTGCCTTTTATCTTCTTCATCCTAGAAGCTAAAAGTACTATCACTTAAGAGAGAGCAGGTAAGAAAGTAAACAGgaactgaaagaaaataaagaaaataaagaaaaataaaaaataaagaaaataaacttttattccCTACAAAATGGATACTGAAGAGTAAAATGGAGACAGTTGTCAATTTACAAATGGGGATTTATATCCAAAAGTTCATTTATGGTTTGGTTATTTAAAACCTGAAACATTTCAACATAGAAATTATTATGCATAGTGTTTACAGAAACATCTTTGAAAGACCTTTTTAGTCTGCTTCATTCATGAACACTACAGAACCCACTACCAATGTCAGTCTTTCTATAAGAAAATGTGATTTAATCTCCAATTTAGgataggcagacagacagatacagataTATGCTGTAGTCTAAACAGCAGCAACTCTCATTCCTTCTAAGGGGAAGTCAAAGCTCTTCTAATCCTAAATGCCTAGTTGTTGCTATTACTTTCTGTTGTGgtgaagaaacttttttttttatgcaaggcaaacagggttaagtggcttgcccaaggctacacagctaggtaatacatgtctgaggtcagatttgaactcaagtacacctgactccagggccagtgctctatccactgcgcaacctagccaccccgtggTGAAGAAACTCTTGAAGGGAAAAGGTTGATCCTGAGAAGAGTTAGGATGTAAACAAAAGGGATGTAAATTCAAAATGGCATGGTagagagtagaagaaaaatgtgagtaAGTGAAggaaaggaatcagaatagggttttgttttgtttttctagaaaAGTTATGGTTAATGGTTTTGCTGAAAGAGGGGTTTGTAgtgtcttttctttccctctaactGTAGGCCAGATTCACTGTTGTACTGCAGAAGTTGGGAGTTGAGGCAGttagaaacaaggctaaggaaatgagtgACATTCTTAGGGTTCCAAGAGAAAGATTTTCTAATGCCTTTAGAGAAAGAAACTGGTTAATAGGTTTCTttaccttcattttctctttaccaATCTACCTCCACAAAGTTGCCAAAATAATCCTCAGGtgagaacttgttttgcttaAAAATCTATGGTGGATCTCCATTGCCTAGAGGATAAAAACTCCTTAAGTTGACTTTTTATATGGTCCTAACTTTCCAACATTATACAACATTACTCTTCTGTATATAGTCTTTCCCAGCCAAGTTAGCAACTCCCATGCATGTACACAAGTTTGAAAGCAATTCCTCCTCATTTCCACTTTTCAGAATTCTCATCTTCTTTCAAGGGGTCACTTCTTGTAAGAGACTTTTTGTTTATTAGCCCAGTTATTAATCTGTATATTGGTTTCACCCTGAAGAATGCAAAGTCTATCTAAGTTGTGACTCTCCTGGCTTAATTTTTGTATTCCTAGAGCCAAACATGGTAACTTGTATTTAGTAGCTGTGAATAATAAGTGCATGGTAATAGTGcataaatgtaataaataataaagcagtgcataaataaaattaataagtgCACTTAATATTTTGTGCAATAATTGCTCCTACCATGCCAAAATATGCCAGCTATATATAAATAAAGCTAGGTCTGTACAGAATCAAGTGTGAGCCAATGTATTATCTGTTAGGtgttgaaaaatacaaaatacagaaTGGGGTTTGAGGTTTTCAGAAAAGGTCCTAAACTGGGTCTACAATAGTtttaaatgagtcaaattttgaTTTCTGTGTTTATAATTTAAGTTGCAAATAGTCCTAATGATAAATTTTCCACCACTGCTTTAATCGGAGAGGACAATGATTTGACACTACTTTGAATCCTTTTGGAGCACTCATTGATTGCTTATATACTACAGACAGTTTTTCGtgttctgcttattttattgtTGTGTTTAAGGTAATAGGAATAGTAAAGGAAGTGAAGAACAAGGAATGaaaattttcatctttcctttttataatgATCCCTGCCTTTGAAACATATTCTGAGAAGTAATCCTTTAGAAAATTTGCATCTTCAGGTGATGCAATCAGTTCTTTGGCTTTTTAGTGTTAACAAAAGGGGGCTTTTTTGTCTTAAAAGATTTGTTAGTGTTcgatcattttcagttgtgtttaactcttcttgaccccattctgagactggatttgacttgggtcttcctgactccgggtccagcattctatccattgcaccacctagctgccaaaacGTAATAGGTATACTTATGTAGGTTTGTTCATtcctgtttgactcttcatgaccccattgaggttttcttggcagtttctggaatggcttgccatttctttccctagtttgttttacagatgaggaaactgagacaaatagggttacgtgacttgtccagagtcacatagctagtaagtgcttcaggtcagattagaactcaagaaaatgaatcttcctgaaaaatgaatcttcctgacttcagacctgacACTCATTCTAGtatgtcacctagctgacccacaGACCCCACCTTAAGAATTAATGTTGGACAACTTCAAGAAAAATCTTCCTCTGTATCCCTTCACCACTGGAGACTATCTTTGACTTAAGTCATTTCCAGTAGGATACGTGACCCAGAGCCATAACTAAGGAAGTTGGTAAAGTGAGGTTGGGGTAGAAATTATAAGGAAAtgtcttctcctttcttcctttcccctatgTTAAAGGTTAGAATTGTTCctgtaattttattggtataaggAACTCTAGCAGAGATTCCCTCTAAAAAGTGCAAGTTGGCATCTTCTAGTCTTAGAGAGCTGCCAAAAGTACagaacagttaaatgacttgctttaaCTTGTGTTAAAAGAAGACCCATAtcatcctgacttcaaggtcataTCTTTTTGTGTTACTTTTTGACTTAGCAAGGTTAATCAAGTCAAATCAGGTTAAAAATGAATGAGAGGAAGGGTATGTGTAATTGCAGAGGAGCGGACACACCTCCTTTGCCTTGTTCATTGGAGGAAGTCATGAATTGATGATGTTTAAGTGATCCTTTCATCACTTTAACCAGTTGACCCAACCCTTCCCCAAATGACTGTCTCCTAATTGGTGGCACAGGACCTATGAGATTTACCCCAGTTCAACAAGTTCAAAAGCAGCTATTATCAAGCAAAAAGTATAAAGGGAGTCTGTATGTGCTTTTCTAGACAGACATgttaatatatattatgttattacATATCTCAAGAATCATGCTTTAGGAGACATTTGGATAGAGGGGAGCCAATTTTTGGAACAAATAGAGGGAAAGTATTCTCTCAAGtaccatagaatcatagataaaCTTCATAAAGACCATCAGAATAGATTTgtataatttcctcattttatagataaggaaagttgtcattta
This window harbors:
- the LOC141501859 gene encoding uncharacterized protein LOC141501859; this translates as MLADIQLLSKLTSSPRRKKKNFGGENRVSRNQSYQKKQECQEKILTEQLMQNLPESSPAVLSSWSPDEDSLPKPAQEQDQQDDFKILENQHPLQKEGISQEIGVTEEESHHLGLDEVGIERCYEGSMSPENPHDSRGSSGTDPQVYDIEDLKTQQQGQDKGQSRGLLRLLEEEIIKVTRSWQEWEVNEVVKVMQEQHRSQIEEMQKVIHQQWTEEKVLFQHGSQNKLGSLVKPQEIQDHEHSLGKWDPCQKKGGVLSLPPQQDGKLFEIVSTEVQLGRGDQKTVQHQRPVKGWPEQEDEVSELSKKEGQKSDEPKVVHLEQQKENIANLTGISQVLQVVKEHHHCQKEAILKVMYQQQTHQEEAIRKVIDQQCQVEMVLKVMKQEWQHQMEAILKTVKLQQESQEKAILKVIRQLECQGKEDPKMMEPDQNDYEKEEMKHESKSQNTEESQDLDRKSITLKERVGRRRRPKHSQNSVSNKREQLIQDTVDQRQELCEEENDNKVVEQNQEEEKKSKKPKRDTPNYFVAIPVTNDQILDKIEDVQEFIYNKEPELLKALIPVQTMHITIITAHLKTEQDVQRAVSALEQSKVYVVELLEGKRLNMTFHGIGQFSNQVIYVKMSGEQEQQLLSRIAEVVEKSFQEMNIDITGSKDFRPHLTFLKLSKVPSLRRKGFRKIYPKLYKEYEDCPFGTEVFSQIDLCSMHKKKQESGYYHCECTISVAPGGIEEPQKLPTEKEHLEELGSHISPDSCLQVKTTEYCHCISCVAEDDEKPIEGITSTGAECEIAVHETDVLVSEDISTIDEKVCIEPFPEILPAQPDAMKNIDEGSGKKKMKLTDGNL